In Paenibacillus sp. FSL M7-0420, a single genomic region encodes these proteins:
- a CDS encoding ABC transporter substrate-binding protein encodes MNRKSTKTIFTLLLMSSMLIAGCGANGNNAANNTTPNNSGTTPDATAAADDTALDTSPATFTFFGADASPNWNKMQDDVGKAITEKTGVTLEAEFDVGSGGGDQKIAMMAASGDVPDIIFAKGSLSTLVDAGLILDMTDLIDKYGPNLKKVYGENMNRLKYSLDDQSIYQIPTNMGVGQKSFDATGGFEIQHRVLKELGYPKVRTVADFEKVLKDYVALHPETDGQPTIPLTLNADDWKIMITVTNPAFTTTGAPDDGEYYVDPETFEAKLHYKRAEEKEYFRWLNGMYNQGLLDKDTFVQKDDQYKAKVASGRVLGLISQEWEYSDGENALKAAGKDEYTYGHFPVTLTEEYKDHSFMQTGIDGYGIAITTAAKDPERIIKWLDWMSSDEGQILRTWGIKDKHYTVDANGKREVLPEIRDGLANDTANTQKTTGIGQYLIFGARYGDGVKDSTDNYYTTSFPEQIVASYSEAEKESLAGYKATTWKDLFPKEDEFPVKETGALYNLPVPTDGKYQVIFKKTQDIVRKRIPEAILSKPADFDKVYDAFLAELDKAGAQDMEKEFTELVKKRVSLWTGKNL; translated from the coding sequence ATGAACCGCAAGAGTACCAAGACGATCTTCACACTCCTGCTGATGAGCTCGATGCTGATCGCCGGTTGTGGAGCGAACGGCAATAATGCAGCCAACAATACGACGCCTAACAACTCAGGAACTACACCTGATGCTACTGCAGCAGCAGATGATACGGCTCTAGATACCTCACCGGCTACCTTCACCTTCTTCGGAGCGGATGCCAGCCCTAACTGGAACAAGATGCAGGATGATGTCGGTAAAGCTATTACGGAAAAGACAGGCGTCACCCTTGAAGCTGAATTCGATGTAGGCAGCGGCGGCGGCGACCAGAAGATTGCGATGATGGCGGCGAGCGGCGACGTTCCTGATATTATTTTCGCTAAAGGAAGTCTAAGTACCCTGGTGGATGCCGGTCTAATCCTTGATATGACAGACCTGATTGACAAATATGGCCCCAACCTCAAGAAAGTCTACGGCGAGAATATGAACCGTCTGAAGTACAGCCTGGACGACCAGAGTATCTATCAGATTCCTACGAATATGGGTGTCGGCCAGAAATCCTTCGATGCCACAGGCGGATTTGAAATCCAGCATCGTGTACTCAAAGAGCTTGGCTATCCGAAAGTGCGGACTGTAGCTGATTTTGAAAAGGTGCTTAAGGATTATGTCGCTCTGCATCCGGAAACCGATGGACAGCCTACCATTCCGCTGACGCTGAACGCCGATGACTGGAAGATTATGATCACCGTGACGAACCCGGCCTTCACTACAACCGGCGCACCGGATGATGGTGAATATTATGTGGACCCTGAGACCTTCGAAGCGAAGCTCCACTACAAACGCGCCGAAGAAAAGGAATATTTCCGCTGGCTGAACGGTATGTACAATCAAGGCCTGCTCGACAAGGATACCTTCGTACAAAAGGATGACCAATACAAAGCGAAAGTGGCCAGCGGCCGTGTGCTCGGTCTGATCTCCCAGGAATGGGAATACTCCGACGGTGAGAATGCCCTGAAAGCTGCCGGCAAAGATGAGTACACCTATGGACACTTCCCTGTAACCCTGACCGAAGAGTATAAGGATCATTCCTTCATGCAGACCGGTATCGACGGCTACGGGATTGCAATCACTACGGCTGCCAAAGATCCTGAGCGGATCATCAAATGGCTGGACTGGATGTCCTCCGATGAAGGCCAGATCCTGAGAACCTGGGGGATTAAAGACAAGCACTATACTGTGGATGCGAATGGCAAGCGCGAGGTTCTGCCTGAGATCCGTGACGGCTTAGCCAATGATACCGCGAACACTCAAAAAACAACCGGGATCGGCCAGTACCTGATCTTCGGTGCACGGTATGGCGACGGGGTGAAGGATTCAACAGACAACTACTACACCACAAGCTTCCCTGAGCAGATTGTTGCTTCGTACTCAGAAGCTGAGAAGGAATCCCTTGCCGGATATAAGGCGACTACCTGGAAGGACCTGTTCCCGAAAGAGGATGAATTCCCTGTAAAAGAAACAGGCGCCCTGTACAACCTGCCGGTTCCGACAGACGGTAAATATCAGGTCATCTTCAAAAAGACCCAGGATATCGTACGTAAACGTATCCCGGAAGCGATTCTGTCCAAACCGGCTGACTTCGATAAAGTCTATGACGCCTTCCTGGCTGAACTGGATAAAGCCGGCGCTCAGGATATGGAAAAAGAATTCACTGAGCTTGTGAAGAAGAGAGTATCCCTGTGGACAGGCAAAAATCTGTAA
- a CDS encoding transglutaminase domain-containing protein — MGKRQGSLMKTAVGLMLVFAALPPATYWGYEHAYAASDSAVVQTTQGMTQKLAGAMSNRRETITFTYQGKTAKLKSEIQTAINQAMGSDPYLYYIIDSYAFSYRGSTRAVHVTVQVEYRETLQQTAYVNKQVKAILQQIITPGMNNHQKVKAIHDWVVLNLEYDHSHRKYTAYEGLQTGSAVCQGYTLLTYKLLLGAGIPNRIVEGTARAADGVTQSHAWNLVLLNGAWYHLDTTWDDPDPSPEGGISTLYYMRTDAQMRLDHTWTKSYPAASTSYAQTLTKLVNQGGQGVEAYKTLQKDLNYWLYEENQVVSSAEQLKVLAKQAAEAGQQSLLFRYRGSDKLLRQDLQVLYGLGLNNLAFNSSPFENTGDLKVYVTWK; from the coding sequence ATGGGGAAAAGACAGGGATCGCTGATGAAGACGGCGGTTGGACTTATGCTTGTGTTTGCTGCTTTACCGCCTGCGACGTACTGGGGATACGAGCATGCGTATGCTGCATCGGATTCGGCGGTGGTGCAGACCACGCAAGGGATGACGCAGAAGCTGGCCGGAGCGATGAGTAACCGCAGAGAGACAATTACCTTCACTTATCAGGGCAAGACCGCCAAGCTGAAGAGTGAGATCCAGACAGCGATCAATCAGGCAATGGGGAGCGACCCGTACCTGTATTATATTATTGACAGCTATGCCTTCTCATACCGCGGAAGCACGCGGGCTGTTCATGTGACGGTTCAGGTGGAATACCGGGAGACGCTGCAGCAGACGGCCTATGTGAACAAGCAGGTGAAGGCTATTCTGCAGCAGATCATAACACCGGGGATGAACAATCACCAGAAGGTAAAAGCGATCCACGACTGGGTCGTGCTGAATCTGGAATATGATCACTCGCACCGCAAATACACCGCTTATGAGGGACTTCAGACCGGGAGTGCGGTCTGCCAGGGCTATACCCTGCTGACCTATAAGCTGCTGCTGGGGGCGGGGATTCCGAACAGAATTGTAGAAGGGACGGCCAGGGCGGCAGACGGTGTGACCCAGTCGCATGCCTGGAATCTGGTGCTCTTGAACGGGGCATGGTATCATCTCGACACCACCTGGGATGACCCGGACCCGAGTCCGGAGGGCGGAATCAGCACGCTCTATTATATGAGGACGGATGCCCAGATGCGGCTTGACCACACTTGGACGAAGTCCTATCCGGCGGCCTCCACCAGTTATGCCCAGACCTTAACTAAGCTGGTCAATCAAGGGGGGCAAGGGGTGGAGGCATACAAGACGTTACAGAAGGACCTGAACTACTGGCTGTACGAGGAGAATCAGGTGGTTTCGTCGGCGGAACAGCTTAAGGTGCTTGCTAAGCAGGCGGCAGAGGCCGGACAGCAGTCGCTGCTCTTCCGCTATCGCGGAAGCGACAAACTGCTGAGGCAGGATCTGCAGGTGCTATACGGGCTGGGACTGAATAACCTGGCCTTCAACAGTTCGCCGTTCGAGAATACAGGAGATCTTAAGGTATATGTGACCTGGAAATAA
- a CDS encoding carbohydrate ABC transporter permease, translating into MSSKAFQMSKGERIFDIFLYIALILIMIVTLYPFLNVLAISFNESTDTVRGGIYIFPRVWTLENYQRIFSYTGLIQGFKISILRTLSGTLLGLISASMLAFTLSRPEFRARRFVSVFLALTMYFSGGMVPMYILMKDLNLIGTFWIYILPGMVSAFNVFIIRSFMDGLPFALQESAKLDGANDFMIFYKIILPLCKPVLATIALFLAVGQWNEWFTTYLYNGNKPHLTTLQFELMKVLSSTNQGSGMANANDMARQMAQISPESIKMAITIVVTVPILVVYPFLQKYFVGGMTLGAVKA; encoded by the coding sequence CTACATCGCTCTAATTCTGATTATGATTGTGACGTTATATCCCTTTCTGAACGTGCTGGCGATTTCCTTCAATGAATCTACAGATACAGTCCGGGGCGGCATCTATATCTTCCCGCGGGTCTGGACTCTGGAGAATTACCAGCGGATCTTCAGCTATACGGGCCTGATTCAAGGCTTCAAAATATCGATTCTGCGTACCCTTTCCGGTACTCTTCTGGGGCTGATCAGTGCTTCCATGCTGGCCTTTACGCTCAGCCGTCCGGAGTTCAGAGCCAGAAGATTCGTCTCGGTATTCCTGGCCCTGACCATGTACTTCTCCGGCGGTATGGTGCCGATGTACATTCTCATGAAGGACCTGAATCTGATCGGAACGTTCTGGATCTACATCCTGCCGGGTATGGTATCCGCGTTCAACGTCTTCATTATCCGCTCCTTCATGGACGGGCTGCCGTTTGCTCTGCAGGAATCCGCCAAGCTGGACGGCGCGAATGACTTTATGATTTTCTACAAAATCATTCTTCCGCTCTGTAAGCCGGTGCTGGCTACCATCGCCTTGTTCCTGGCCGTGGGGCAATGGAATGAGTGGTTCACCACTTATCTCTACAACGGCAACAAGCCGCATCTGACTACGCTGCAGTTCGAGCTGATGAAGGTCCTGTCTTCGACCAATCAGGGCAGCGGCATGGCAAATGCGAATGATATGGCCAGACAGATGGCGCAGATTTCACCGGAGTCGATCAAGATGGCGATTACGATTGTCGTAACCGTGCCGATTCTCGTGGTATATCCGTTCCTGCAAAAGTATTTTGTCGGAGGTATGACGCTGGGTGCAGTCAAGGCTTAA
- a CDS encoding glycoside hydrolase family 95 protein: METEQRNSTWKLRYRQPAAVWEEALPLGNGHMGAMVFGGTGRELIRLNEDTLWSGFPRDTNNYEALRYLKRTWELIFAGQYGEAEDMVNAHMLGVNAQAYMPLGDLILTQPGAKHCTAYERELDLDNGVARVTYQTEQGNFTREVFISTPDQVGVVHLTSGQPGGIQVELELDSQLQHSVSPGEGNGLVMQGRCPSHIADNYHQDHPLAVLYEAGLGVAFELHLHVQVTGGSIRYSAGKLVISGADRVLLLLAAGTDYEEVRSRASHRTASAAQHLEAVVSPAELCAGRLSAAAGKTYEELRRRHTEDHQAIFRRMDLDLGGHEADERPTDERLAAYQDGAEDPALEALLFQYGRYLLMGSSRAGTQAANLQGIWNPHVQPPWNSNYTTNINTQMNYWLAEVCNLSECHEPLFELIKELSENGARTAAIHYGARGWVAHHNVDLWRTSTPSGGDASWAFWPMGGVWLCRHLWEHYEFNPDMKVLGETAYPLMKGAALFCLDWLVEGPEGRLVTSPSTSPENRFITEDGRACSISMGSAMDMSLIAELMQHCLEAARILGVDAELQEELEQTLARLSPLKISKDGRVQEWLYDFAEAEPGHRHVSHLYSLYPGNRINRRDTPELLEASRLTLEQRVASGGGHTGWSCAWLINLYARLADGDAAYGYVRTLLTRSVYPNLFDAHPPFQIDGNFGAAAGIAEMLLQSHLGELTLLPALPGVWKNGRISGLKARGGYEVDIEWQAGVLVSARITARFDGTLRLGYSQELKLKLGDGSVQPLNGAIEVTAGGVYSVGP, from the coding sequence ATGGAAACTGAACAAAGGAACTCCACATGGAAGCTTAGATACCGCCAGCCCGCAGCCGTCTGGGAAGAGGCGCTGCCGCTTGGGAACGGGCATATGGGGGCGATGGTATTCGGCGGAACGGGTAGAGAGCTGATCCGGCTGAATGAGGATACTTTATGGTCGGGGTTTCCCCGGGATACCAATAACTATGAAGCACTTAGGTACCTGAAGAGAACCTGGGAGTTAATCTTTGCAGGTCAGTATGGAGAGGCTGAGGATATGGTGAATGCCCATATGCTGGGGGTCAACGCCCAGGCCTACATGCCGCTCGGGGACCTGATTCTTACGCAGCCGGGCGCAAAGCATTGCACAGCCTATGAACGAGAGCTTGATCTGGATAACGGAGTTGCCAGAGTGACCTATCAGACGGAGCAGGGCAACTTCACCCGTGAGGTGTTCATCAGCACACCAGACCAGGTCGGTGTCGTGCATCTGACAAGCGGTCAACCGGGGGGAATTCAGGTAGAGCTGGAATTGGACAGCCAATTACAGCATAGCGTCAGTCCGGGGGAGGGGAACGGGCTTGTGATGCAGGGCCGCTGCCCCTCGCATATTGCCGATAATTACCACCAGGATCATCCGCTCGCGGTGCTATATGAAGCGGGGCTTGGAGTAGCATTCGAGCTGCACCTGCATGTACAGGTAACCGGGGGAAGTATCCGGTATTCCGCAGGCAAGCTGGTAATCAGTGGCGCGGACCGTGTGCTGCTGCTGCTGGCTGCCGGAACGGACTATGAGGAGGTGCGCTCCAGAGCAAGCCATAGGACTGCTTCGGCTGCTCAACATTTGGAAGCAGTGGTAAGCCCGGCGGAGCTATGCGCCGGCAGATTAAGTGCTGCGGCTGGTAAGACTTATGAGGAGCTGCGGAGAAGGCATACTGAGGATCACCAGGCGATCTTCCGCCGGATGGATCTGGATCTCGGCGGTCACGAGGCAGATGAGCGGCCCACTGATGAACGTCTGGCCGCATATCAGGACGGAGCGGAAGATCCGGCGCTCGAAGCGCTGCTGTTCCAATATGGCCGCTATCTGCTGATGGGCAGCTCACGGGCCGGAACCCAGGCAGCGAATCTGCAGGGGATCTGGAACCCACATGTTCAGCCGCCATGGAACAGCAATTACACGACCAATATCAATACACAGATGAACTACTGGCTGGCGGAGGTCTGCAATCTCAGCGAATGCCATGAGCCGCTCTTTGAGCTGATTAAGGAGCTTAGTGAGAACGGTGCCAGAACCGCAGCTATTCATTACGGGGCGCGCGGCTGGGTAGCCCATCATAATGTGGATCTGTGGAGGACTTCCACACCGTCCGGCGGAGATGCCAGCTGGGCCTTCTGGCCAATGGGCGGGGTGTGGCTATGCCGCCACCTGTGGGAGCATTATGAATTCAACCCTGATATGAAGGTTTTGGGTGAGACCGCTTATCCGCTAATGAAGGGAGCCGCTCTATTCTGCCTGGATTGGCTGGTGGAAGGACCGGAGGGCCGGCTGGTTACCAGTCCGTCTACTTCGCCGGAGAACCGGTTCATCACGGAGGATGGCAGAGCTTGCAGTATATCTATGGGTTCAGCCATGGATATGAGCCTGATCGCTGAGTTGATGCAGCACTGCCTGGAGGCTGCGCGCATTCTCGGCGTGGACGCTGAGCTTCAGGAGGAGCTGGAGCAGACGCTCGCCCGGCTGTCTCCGCTGAAGATTAGCAAGGATGGACGGGTGCAGGAATGGCTCTATGACTTCGCTGAAGCCGAGCCGGGGCACCGCCATGTCTCCCACCTGTACAGCCTGTATCCGGGCAACCGGATTAACCGGCGGGACACGCCGGAGCTGCTGGAGGCTAGCCGTTTAACGCTGGAGCAGCGGGTTGCCTCCGGTGGAGGGCATACGGGCTGGAGCTGTGCTTGGCTGATTAACCTCTACGCCCGGCTCGCAGACGGCGATGCAGCTTACGGTTATGTACGAACGCTGCTAACCCGCTCCGTTTATCCCAACCTGTTCGATGCGCATCCGCCGTTTCAGATTGACGGTAATTTCGGCGCGGCCGCCGGCATTGCAGAGATGCTGCTGCAGAGCCATTTGGGGGAGCTTACGCTGCTTCCGGCACTTCCGGGAGTCTGGAAGAACGGCCGTATCAGCGGCCTAAAGGCGCGCGGAGGGTATGAGGTGGACATCGAATGGCAGGCTGGGGTTCTGGTATCCGCGCGGATTACAGCCCGGTTCGATGGAACACTGCGCCTCGGCTATTCGCAAGAGCTGAAGCTGAAGCTTGGAGATGGGAGTGTCCAGCCGCTGAACGGTGCGATTGAGGTTACGGCTGGCGGGGTTTACTCGGTGGGGCCGTGA
- a CDS encoding deaminase domain-containing protein, which translates to MASTKLVFNEDEVRRLQTKIGQVSQDTNRLYLQLKGQSSGWGGIPMGDHLVKAQVLINELTVEAEKLEDIIRVALRGVSELQEENKREADKLTGQFNLLLAAFGSLGLQPAAGRFSIPEIVQRSATNLITSIAALPRKDELSRDPVVQQLRNVIQTSGLLTVESIAAQSKLNDIFAARNQIAKAQMAFKVYQAFGNQAQMEAVHAKAEEARQKLASLDVAKIYYEPGKDLSAHYKQPAVTACEYDPSITAEKVPLLHNEEYLLLLRLAMEKTAAGAYACSQLATKRQEVELAAVLKQVQEQIEAERRLNGPPLTLPDGTPITADNKENETTWDFYQAKVYVPNESLTPMYTSYLGWLEDTYGLTKWESRVRQADTVVLAFTEGLVKEVVMGVAGTATFAFKLVVDPVKTTTDMKNQAKYLIDHPEVLVEAAKMAYHQFDEGTPEEKAKMLGAVASILVPGLQVTKAGKVGKVLGEVEEVVSQAAKDALQGIRQKLPDLGPVVLTPEGFVFKIGEIPDTPALPKTPVQQKYMDAVDGGGGRVEGTSKDKISNELIDSLYERTQNIRNDINKEIEKIRNSDEYMNLSNTQRKKLDRKLDNLTFGNVAVADVNIPGIKKEFQAHSQIHSSDGVGSNVGDLSYAKVDKSLESYVDDQFPRFNDTEAKILEDIASQIKDPNVKGQIDLFTELDACQSCSNLIMEFRRKFPNIQLNVNSKSMR; encoded by the coding sequence ATGGCGTCAACGAAGCTAGTATTTAACGAAGATGAAGTCCGGCGCCTGCAGACGAAGATCGGCCAGGTGAGCCAGGACACCAACAGGCTGTACCTTCAATTGAAGGGCCAGTCCAGCGGCTGGGGCGGCATTCCCATGGGCGATCATCTGGTCAAGGCCCAGGTTCTGATCAATGAATTAACCGTAGAAGCGGAAAAGTTAGAAGATATCATCCGGGTCGCCCTGAGAGGCGTCTCGGAATTGCAGGAAGAGAATAAGCGGGAGGCGGACAAGCTGACGGGGCAATTTAATCTTTTGCTCGCGGCCTTCGGAAGTTTGGGGCTGCAACCAGCCGCCGGACGGTTCTCCATCCCCGAAATTGTGCAGCGAAGTGCGACGAACCTCATCACTTCGATTGCTGCTCTACCCAGAAAAGATGAGCTTAGCAGGGACCCGGTGGTGCAGCAGCTCAGGAATGTCATTCAGACCTCCGGCCTGCTGACCGTAGAGAGTATCGCTGCGCAAAGTAAGCTGAACGATATCTTCGCAGCGCGGAATCAGATCGCCAAGGCCCAGATGGCCTTCAAGGTGTATCAGGCGTTCGGCAATCAGGCGCAGATGGAGGCTGTTCATGCAAAGGCCGAAGAGGCCCGGCAGAAGCTGGCTTCTCTAGACGTAGCCAAGATCTACTATGAACCCGGCAAGGATCTAAGCGCCCATTATAAGCAACCAGCGGTTACCGCCTGTGAGTATGATCCGTCAATTACGGCGGAGAAGGTTCCCTTATTACATAACGAAGAATATTTACTGCTTTTGCGGCTGGCCATGGAGAAGACCGCCGCCGGAGCGTATGCTTGTAGTCAGCTTGCAACGAAGCGGCAGGAGGTCGAGCTTGCTGCGGTTCTTAAGCAGGTTCAAGAGCAGATCGAAGCGGAGCGGCGGTTGAACGGGCCACCTCTCACGCTGCCGGACGGCACGCCAATTACCGCAGATAACAAGGAAAATGAGACCACCTGGGACTTTTATCAGGCGAAAGTCTATGTGCCAAATGAATCTCTCACCCCGATGTACACCAGTTATCTGGGGTGGCTGGAGGATACTTACGGGCTGACGAAATGGGAGAGTCGGGTTCGTCAGGCGGATACGGTGGTGCTGGCTTTTACCGAAGGCTTGGTGAAAGAGGTCGTCATGGGTGTAGCGGGCACGGCAACCTTTGCTTTCAAATTAGTTGTGGACCCGGTCAAGACCACCACAGACATGAAGAATCAGGCGAAATATCTGATTGACCATCCTGAAGTGCTGGTGGAAGCGGCGAAGATGGCGTATCATCAATTTGATGAGGGCACCCCGGAAGAGAAGGCGAAGATGCTGGGTGCGGTCGCTTCCATCCTGGTTCCTGGACTCCAGGTCACGAAAGCCGGTAAAGTGGGTAAAGTCCTGGGTGAGGTTGAAGAGGTCGTCAGCCAAGCGGCGAAGGATGCCCTGCAAGGGATCAGGCAAAAGCTCCCGGATCTGGGTCCGGTAGTGCTGACGCCGGAAGGGTTTGTGTTTAAGATAGGAGAGATCCCCGATACACCGGCCTTGCCGAAGACACCGGTGCAGCAGAAGTATATGGATGCGGTGGATGGTGGGGGTGGTAGGGTTGAGGGGACAAGTAAAGATAAGATATCTAATGAATTAATTGACAGTCTTTATGAGAGAACGCAAAATATCAGAAATGATATTAATAAAGAAATTGAAAAAATAAGAAATTCTGACGAATACATGAACCTTTCAAATACACAAAGAAAAAAACTTGATAGGAAACTAGATAATCTAACTTTTGGAAATGTCGCTGTAGCAGATGTAAACATTCCGGGTATTAAGAAAGAGTTTCAAGCACATAGTCAAATTCATTCCTCTGATGGCGTGGGAAGTAATGTTGGAGATTTAAGTTATGCCAAAGTAGATAAATCATTGGAAAGCTATGTCGATGATCAATTTCCACGATTTAATGACACGGAGGCAAAGATTCTTGAGGATATTGCTTCTCAAATAAAAGACCCTAATGTTAAAGGTCAAATAGATTTATTTACTGAATTAGATGCATGTCAAAGTTGCTCAAACTTAATTATGGAATTTAGACGTAAGTTCCCGAATATTCAGTTAAATGTTAATTCTAAAAGTATGAGATGA
- a CDS encoding DUF3889 domain-containing protein codes for MKKIWTVALLTLVLVLSSPLSRSSAAPDYARWGTIAVKETQQKYNAEIIDYKHIGRTQIKPKLAEEKFKLLVRSKAGREFGVVVMVRFNPSTNKLQTIQFLETKA; via the coding sequence ATGAAAAAAATATGGACAGTAGCCTTGTTGACGTTAGTCCTGGTCCTGAGCAGCCCGTTAAGCCGGAGCTCCGCTGCACCTGACTATGCCCGGTGGGGCACCATCGCCGTGAAGGAGACGCAGCAGAAATACAACGCCGAGATCATCGATTACAAGCACATCGGCCGGACCCAGATCAAGCCGAAGCTTGCAGAAGAGAAGTTCAAGCTGCTGGTCCGCAGCAAGGCGGGCCGGGAATTCGGCGTAGTCGTGATGGTCCGCTTCAATCCTTCAACAAACAAGCTTCAGACCATCCAATTCCTGGAGACCAAAGCCTGA